From Alcaligenes faecalis, the proteins below share one genomic window:
- a CDS encoding TonB-dependent siderophore receptor — translation MKAVVWAGGYSMVLGLLMGVAQAQETPQEVSTLSSIKVRAQNEKSEGTGSYQQQAVPQVLKLPMTLQELPQSATVITRQRIEDQGLDTLGQVMEQSPGVSRRQYGDDGAGYTSFQARGFNITNYVIDGVPTTAAALQGYGGVSVMDTAIYDNVAIVRGATGLLSGVGEPSASIMMQRKRPTAEFQGQVLAGVGSWDRYRGMADISGPLNDSGSVRGRLVAAYDQSRSWKDGYKGKRDVFYGVIEADLGARTVARLGLEHMDNRYDGSSMHAFSVSDTDGNLVEWDRSDSATAAWAYSKQRRTMAFAQLEHEFNDDWSIQMAVGRSWLNNEQLYGVAAPEPTPQGRGSMTAGFNEKTPTQDTADITIKGRFQAWGQGHDIMLGANYYELSRHDMAYARQRIPIAQIKDFDRNLPRPDLKITGPDNQRARQWGAYAATRLRLTDNLALIAGGRVTNWKDHSNTTLRKENGVFTPYAGLVYDWNEQWATYASYTQIFNPQSSQDRDGNYLDPEKGNNYELGVKYLFPGEAASASLAVFQTRKDNLAVVDGKELTPSGTQAYTAASNTRSEGIEFEINGELAPGWQMGAGYTHYRFRGADGEKIKTDIPADQVKLFTTYRLPGAWHKLTVGGSVQWQSKIFDNQLTGVARETNTQKAYTVVDLMARYAITPRADLTVNFNNIFDKTYRLAYSSHTYGAPRNVMASLRYQF, via the coding sequence ATGAAAGCAGTGGTTTGGGCTGGCGGGTATTCCATGGTTTTGGGGCTTTTGATGGGTGTGGCACAAGCTCAGGAAACGCCTCAGGAGGTATCCACCCTGTCGTCCATCAAAGTGCGGGCTCAGAATGAGAAGTCTGAGGGCACAGGCAGCTATCAGCAACAGGCTGTGCCTCAGGTTTTGAAATTGCCCATGACGCTACAGGAGCTGCCCCAGTCTGCAACGGTCATTACGCGACAACGCATCGAAGATCAGGGCCTGGATACCTTGGGGCAGGTCATGGAGCAAAGTCCCGGGGTCAGTCGCCGGCAATACGGGGATGACGGCGCAGGCTATACCTCATTTCAGGCACGTGGTTTCAACATCACGAATTACGTTATTGATGGTGTCCCGACGACGGCTGCCGCCTTGCAAGGGTATGGCGGGGTCAGCGTCATGGATACCGCCATTTATGACAATGTCGCCATTGTGCGCGGTGCGACCGGCCTGCTCAGTGGGGTTGGAGAGCCGTCGGCATCCATCATGATGCAGCGCAAACGGCCAACGGCCGAGTTTCAAGGACAGGTTTTAGCAGGAGTGGGGAGCTGGGATCGGTACCGGGGCATGGCGGATATTTCGGGCCCGCTCAATGACAGCGGCTCTGTGCGGGGACGGCTGGTTGCTGCTTATGATCAGTCCCGCTCCTGGAAGGATGGCTACAAGGGCAAACGGGATGTTTTCTATGGCGTGATAGAAGCGGATCTGGGGGCGCGAACGGTAGCCAGACTGGGTCTTGAGCACATGGATAATCGTTACGATGGCTCCAGCATGCACGCATTCAGTGTCTCGGATACGGACGGAAATCTGGTGGAGTGGGATCGTAGCGATTCTGCGACGGCCGCCTGGGCCTACAGCAAGCAGCGCCGGACGATGGCATTTGCTCAACTTGAACACGAGTTCAATGATGACTGGTCCATTCAAATGGCGGTGGGGCGTTCTTGGCTGAATAACGAGCAGTTGTATGGAGTGGCCGCTCCGGAGCCGACCCCGCAGGGGCGAGGTTCCATGACGGCGGGCTTCAATGAAAAAACACCCACGCAGGATACGGCCGATATCACGATCAAAGGGCGCTTTCAGGCATGGGGGCAAGGGCATGACATTATGCTGGGGGCCAATTACTACGAGCTCTCCCGACATGACATGGCTTATGCGCGCCAGCGTATCCCCATTGCTCAGATCAAGGACTTTGACCGTAACCTGCCACGTCCGGACTTGAAGATTACCGGGCCGGATAATCAGCGGGCGCGCCAGTGGGGGGCGTATGCCGCAACACGTTTGCGTTTGACGGACAACTTGGCCTTGATTGCGGGCGGACGGGTCACGAACTGGAAGGACCATTCCAATACGACCTTGCGTAAAGAAAATGGCGTGTTTACCCCCTATGCAGGTCTGGTCTACGACTGGAATGAGCAGTGGGCGACGTATGCCAGCTATACGCAAATCTTCAATCCCCAGTCCAGCCAGGACAGAGATGGCAATTATCTGGACCCTGAAAAAGGCAATAACTATGAACTGGGGGTCAAATATTTGTTCCCTGGAGAGGCGGCTTCAGCCTCTTTGGCGGTGTTTCAGACTCGCAAGGACAATCTGGCTGTCGTTGATGGCAAGGAACTGACTCCTAGCGGAACCCAAGCGTACACCGCAGCCAGCAATACGCGTTCTGAAGGGATTGAGTTCGAGATCAATGGCGAGCTTGCCCCTGGCTGGCAAATGGGGGCGGGCTATACCCACTACCGCTTCCGGGGTGCTGACGGGGAGAAGATCAAGACGGATATTCCGGCTGACCAGGTCAAGCTGTTCACGACTTATCGCTTGCCGGGTGCATGGCATAAATTGACGGTAGGCGGCTCCGTGCAATGGCAAAGCAAGATTTTTGATAATCAGCTGACCGGCGTAGCTCGTGAAACCAATACACAGAAAGCCTATACGGTGGTGGATCT
- the selD gene encoding selenide, water dikinase SelD translates to MDTPIRLTQYSHGAGCGCKISPKVLDIILAGSGAQNMDPNLWVGNTSRDDAAVYGLNEETGVVSTTDFFMPIVDDPYDFGRIAATNAISDIYAMGGKPIMAIAILGWPINVLSPEVAREVVRGGRAACDAAGITLAGGHSIDAPEPIFGLAVTGVVDKGQLKRNDTATEGCQLYLTKPLGIGVLTTAEKKAKLRPEDQNLARDWMCTLNKPGSRFAQLPGVKAMTDVTGFGLLGHLIEMADGSGLTARLNLDRVPLLPGIEYYLEQGCVPGGTQRNFDSYGHRIAPISQEQINILCDPQTSGGLLVAVEPSATAEFLAVATELGLTLEPIGQMIAQQQHAVEVV, encoded by the coding sequence ATGGATACTCCTATTCGTCTGACCCAATACAGTCATGGAGCCGGTTGCGGCTGCAAGATATCCCCCAAGGTACTGGACATTATCCTGGCCGGTAGTGGCGCCCAGAACATGGACCCGAACCTGTGGGTAGGCAATACCTCGCGCGACGACGCCGCTGTCTACGGCCTGAATGAGGAAACGGGCGTCGTCTCGACCACCGATTTTTTCATGCCTATCGTGGACGACCCCTATGACTTTGGGCGCATTGCCGCGACCAACGCCATCAGCGATATCTACGCCATGGGCGGCAAACCCATCATGGCCATTGCCATTTTGGGCTGGCCTATCAATGTGCTGTCTCCTGAGGTCGCCCGCGAAGTGGTGCGAGGCGGACGGGCTGCTTGCGATGCTGCAGGCATCACCCTGGCCGGTGGCCATTCCATTGATGCACCCGAACCTATTTTTGGGCTGGCCGTCACCGGGGTCGTTGATAAAGGCCAGTTAAAGCGCAACGACACGGCTACTGAAGGTTGCCAGCTCTATCTGACCAAACCTTTAGGCATCGGCGTGCTGACCACCGCTGAGAAAAAAGCCAAGCTTCGTCCTGAAGATCAAAACCTGGCACGCGACTGGATGTGCACGCTGAACAAGCCCGGCAGCCGCTTTGCGCAACTGCCCGGCGTGAAAGCCATGACGGACGTGACCGGCTTTGGCCTGCTGGGCCACCTGATCGAAATGGCGGACGGCAGCGGCCTGACTGCCCGTCTGAACCTGGACCGTGTGCCCTTGCTGCCCGGCATTGAGTACTACCTGGAACAAGGCTGCGTCCCTGGCGGCACGCAACGCAACTTCGACAGTTACGGCCACCGCATCGCCCCTATCAGCCAGGAGCAAATCAATATCTTGTGCGACCCGCAAACCAGCGGCGGTTTGCTGGTGGCCGTTGAGCCCTCTGCCACGGCCGAATTTCTGGCCGTAGCAACAGAGCTGGGCCTGACGCTGGAACCTATTGGACAAATGATTGCGCAGCAACAGCATGCTGTCGAAGTCGTATAA
- a CDS encoding Bug family tripartite tricarboxylate transporter substrate binding protein — protein MTNTLVALHRAGLRCRVVLRRLVVTAILALPGMSSQASDSYPDQPVHIVVPYGGGGIADQVPRLLGNQLQRHFGQAFIIESKPGAGGLIGADYLLRQPADGYTVLSAATNNLVINQFLFPDQKLDPLEQFTPIAKLVSVPLLIVVNAELPIRSLDELIAYLRVQKGDANYGSPSAGTLPHLAGALLLQASNTKAVHVPYRGGGAMVTGLGAGEVQFAVIGYLSVQAMLQSGRVRALAVVAPQRLAVLPEVPTVQEAGWGKLLAAIPDNWWMLVARKDTPAERREALSSAVLSVLQTPELVRQYEDAGLQINAQAGPALEQELRQEAQVWQEKLQGLELNM, from the coding sequence ATGACCAACACTCTCGTAGCGCTGCACCGTGCGGGCCTGCGGTGTCGTGTCGTTTTACGCCGTCTTGTGGTGACGGCAATCCTGGCCCTGCCTGGCATGAGTTCGCAGGCCTCAGACTCTTATCCTGATCAACCCGTGCATATCGTTGTGCCCTACGGTGGCGGTGGTATTGCAGACCAAGTGCCTCGCTTGCTTGGAAACCAGCTGCAACGGCATTTTGGGCAGGCTTTCATTATTGAATCCAAGCCGGGTGCGGGGGGGCTGATTGGTGCGGATTATCTGCTGCGCCAACCCGCAGATGGATATACCGTGCTGTCGGCGGCGACCAACAATCTGGTGATCAATCAGTTTTTGTTTCCGGATCAGAAACTCGATCCTCTGGAGCAATTTACGCCAATTGCCAAACTGGTTTCTGTGCCTTTGTTAATCGTGGTGAATGCTGAATTGCCCATACGAAGTCTGGATGAGCTGATAGCCTATCTGCGCGTTCAAAAAGGCGATGCCAATTATGGTTCGCCCAGTGCAGGGACCTTGCCCCACCTGGCCGGAGCGCTGCTTTTGCAAGCCAGCAATACCAAAGCGGTGCATGTGCCTTACCGGGGCGGAGGTGCGATGGTGACGGGCCTGGGCGCGGGCGAAGTGCAGTTTGCTGTCATAGGCTATCTTTCTGTCCAGGCCATGCTGCAGTCGGGGCGTGTTCGTGCTTTGGCGGTAGTGGCACCACAGCGCCTGGCGGTTTTGCCTGAGGTGCCCACTGTACAGGAAGCTGGCTGGGGGAAGTTGCTTGCTGCTATTCCCGACAACTGGTGGATGCTGGTGGCTCGCAAGGATACGCCAGCGGAACGCAGGGAGGCGTTGTCCTCGGCCGTGCTATCGGTTTTGCAGACACCTGAACTGGTGCGCCAGTATGAGGATGCAGGATTGCAAATCAATGCACAGGCTGGTCCTGCCCTGGAACAGGAGTTGCGGCAGGAAGCTCAGGTTTGGCAGGAAAAGCTGCAAGGTCTGGAGCTGAACATGTAG
- the gntH gene encoding guanitoxin biosynthesis MBL fold metallo-hydrolase GntH has translation MTHYRDQFFPNTEELGKDEMRITALGTGRPFLRPSQANAGWLVELGNGDKFQFDFGYGTQTNFGALQIPYQTMTAYFATHLHTDHVGDFAQIWIGSWAGGRTRPLEVYGPSGPVEKYGMKHFVTKQMESYAWDTDTRVGLLPAVGAEVNVHEFDYSRAHVIYERNGVKVSSFPAVHIYDGAVSLRLDWNGLSFVYSGDTTPSYFFVENARDADVVVHETFNTREQLMERSGYDERTAIGVGSMAHSDPVEAGKVFELCAPRLAVAYHFFNDFDTAPQMEQAIRTHYQGPLVLAKDMMVFNVTAERIVTRMAVTSADVWPNKEHHEEFKKAPRKERMKMSPWLSEKQIFPKF, from the coding sequence ATGACGCACTATCGGGACCAATTCTTTCCTAATACCGAGGAACTGGGAAAGGATGAAATGCGGATTACAGCATTGGGGACAGGACGTCCTTTTTTAAGACCCTCGCAAGCCAATGCAGGCTGGCTGGTTGAACTGGGCAATGGCGACAAGTTTCAGTTCGATTTTGGCTACGGCACCCAGACTAATTTTGGTGCCCTGCAGATCCCTTATCAAACAATGACGGCGTATTTTGCGACTCATTTGCACACTGATCATGTTGGTGATTTTGCGCAAATATGGATAGGCAGCTGGGCGGGGGGGCGTACAAGGCCGCTGGAGGTGTATGGCCCGTCCGGCCCCGTTGAAAAATACGGTATGAAGCATTTTGTGACCAAGCAGATGGAGTCTTATGCCTGGGATACGGACACGCGAGTGGGGCTGTTGCCGGCGGTGGGGGCAGAGGTCAATGTGCATGAGTTTGATTACTCCAGAGCCCATGTGATTTATGAGCGCAATGGAGTGAAGGTGAGCAGTTTCCCGGCTGTGCATATTTACGATGGTGCGGTTAGCCTTCGACTGGATTGGAATGGTTTGTCCTTTGTGTACTCCGGAGACACTACCCCCAGCTATTTCTTTGTGGAAAATGCGCGCGATGCTGACGTGGTGGTCCATGAGACTTTCAATACCCGTGAGCAATTGATGGAGCGGTCCGGCTACGACGAACGTACTGCCATTGGTGTTGGCAGCATGGCGCATTCGGATCCGGTCGAGGCGGGCAAGGTTTTTGAGCTCTGTGCTCCCAGATTGGCCGTGGCGTACCATTTTTTTAATGATTTCGATACGGCGCCACAGATGGAGCAGGCGATCCGTACGCACTATCAGGGGCCCTTGGTGTTGGCTAAGGACATGATGGTTTTTAACGTGACGGCGGAACGGATTGTGACGCGGATGGCTGTGACCAGTGCGGATGTATGGCCCAATAAAGAACATCACGAAGAGTTCAAGAAGGCGCCTCGCAAAGAGCGCATGAAGATGTCACCTTGGCTGTCTGAAAAACAGATTTTCCCCAAGTTTTAG
- a CDS encoding LysR substrate-binding domain-containing protein: MSEDLDPTLQQARQRWQQVARFKLRHLVLLDAIGELQNLRLAAEHTYMTQPAASRMLKHIESLLGMPLFKRGKHGLRPNPEGELMIRYARRMINDLQAAQHELQQREGGLTGSIKVGAVQSSASQILPRSVARLLSQHPGLHISIQEGESHMLADALRAGKLDLLVGRLNTGSTHHELNVEILSTEPFVVVANCHHPFAKRSQVQAHELVAEQWILPPRTTPIRHVFDSLFIKNIQQTPERVIDSVSLSFNQVLLQEMQCLAILPRTTALSLEKQGLLRILSFELGQLFGALTIVTLKNGIPRGGVQALIQTLRNTAVQEQTDPPSNLKSTDAP; this comes from the coding sequence ATGTCTGAAGATCTCGATCCCACCTTGCAACAAGCGCGTCAACGCTGGCAGCAGGTTGCGCGTTTCAAGCTTCGTCATCTCGTGCTCCTTGATGCCATCGGAGAGTTGCAAAACTTGCGTCTGGCCGCGGAACACACATATATGACCCAGCCGGCAGCCAGCCGGATGCTCAAGCACATTGAGAGCTTGCTGGGCATGCCTTTATTCAAACGTGGCAAACATGGCCTGCGGCCCAATCCAGAAGGCGAACTGATGATTCGCTATGCACGACGCATGATTAACGATCTGCAGGCCGCACAGCACGAATTACAACAACGGGAGGGCGGGCTGACAGGCAGCATCAAAGTGGGGGCAGTGCAATCTTCTGCCAGCCAGATATTGCCGCGCAGCGTCGCGCGCCTGCTCAGCCAGCACCCAGGCCTGCACATCTCCATTCAGGAGGGTGAGTCTCACATGCTGGCGGACGCCCTCAGAGCGGGCAAGCTGGACTTGCTGGTAGGACGTTTGAACACGGGATCAACGCACCACGAGCTGAATGTGGAGATTCTCAGCACCGAACCGTTTGTCGTCGTGGCCAACTGTCACCACCCTTTTGCAAAACGGTCTCAAGTCCAGGCGCATGAACTTGTGGCTGAGCAATGGATATTGCCCCCAAGGACCACTCCCATCCGACATGTATTTGATAGCCTGTTTATCAAAAATATCCAACAAACACCTGAGCGCGTCATCGACTCAGTATCATTATCTTTTAATCAGGTCTTGCTTCAGGAAATGCAATGCTTGGCCATCTTGCCGCGCACCACTGCACTAAGCCTGGAGAAGCAGGGACTGCTACGCATTCTGTCGTTTGAGCTAGGCCAACTGTTCGGAGCACTGACGATTGTTACCTTGAAAAATGGCATACCTCGTGGTGGCGTGCAGGCTTTGATTCAAACCCTGCGCAATACGGCAGTTCAAGAGCAGACCGACCCACCCAGTAATCTGAAGTCAACCGATGCGCCCTGA
- the mnmH gene encoding tRNA 2-selenouridine(34) synthase MnmH, whose amino-acid sequence MRPDTHHYRELFLNDVPLMDARAPIEFNKGAFPGALNLPLMNDEERHQVGICYKQHGQDVAIALGNKLVSGQIKKERLQAWVQFTQAHPDGYLYCFRGGLRSQITQTWLREEAGIRYPRVVGGYKAMRGFLLHNLEQTISSARFQILGGMTGTGKTDVLQQLDHSLDLEGYAHHRGSSFGKHATGQPSQIDFEHRLSISMLKKTAQGHQGFVLEDESQTIGRCSLPLSLYRGMQQWPIIWLEDSLENRITRIVRDYVQNLHAEFTQQHDPQTGFALFAEQLRQSLARITKRLGHQRYQQLSAIMDAALQEQERSGALDDHRDWIGGLLTQYYDPMYSYQREQKKDRVIFQGDADAVLNYLRHQS is encoded by the coding sequence ATGCGCCCTGACACCCACCACTACCGCGAGCTGTTCCTGAACGACGTGCCTTTGATGGACGCTCGCGCTCCCATCGAGTTCAACAAAGGTGCCTTTCCCGGCGCGTTGAACCTGCCATTGATGAACGATGAAGAGCGTCATCAAGTGGGTATCTGCTACAAGCAGCATGGTCAGGACGTCGCGATTGCGCTGGGCAATAAACTGGTCAGCGGTCAGATCAAGAAAGAGCGGCTGCAAGCCTGGGTGCAATTCACGCAAGCGCACCCCGACGGCTATTTGTATTGCTTCCGAGGTGGTCTGCGCAGCCAGATCACACAAACCTGGCTACGCGAAGAGGCGGGCATTCGCTACCCACGCGTGGTGGGCGGCTACAAGGCCATGCGTGGCTTTTTGCTGCACAATCTGGAACAAACCATCAGCAGTGCCCGCTTTCAGATTCTGGGGGGCATGACAGGTACAGGCAAAACTGATGTGCTGCAGCAACTTGATCACAGTCTGGATCTGGAGGGCTATGCCCACCATCGCGGTTCCAGCTTTGGCAAACATGCCACTGGCCAACCCAGCCAGATCGACTTTGAACACCGCCTGTCCATTTCCATGCTCAAGAAAACCGCACAAGGGCATCAAGGCTTTGTGCTGGAAGATGAAAGCCAGACTATTGGTCGTTGCAGCCTGCCACTGAGCCTGTATCGTGGCATGCAGCAGTGGCCCATTATCTGGCTGGAAGACAGTCTGGAAAACCGCATTACGCGCATCGTGCGCGACTACGTTCAGAATCTGCACGCGGAGTTTACACAGCAGCACGACCCGCAAACCGGCTTTGCGCTGTTTGCCGAGCAACTGCGTCAAAGCCTGGCCCGCATCACCAAACGGCTGGGTCATCAACGCTACCAGCAACTATCAGCCATCATGGACGCCGCCTTGCAGGAACAAGAGCGTAGTGGCGCGCTGGACGACCACCGCGACTGGATTGGGGGCCTGCTGACGCAATACTACGACCCCATGTACAGCTATCAGCGCGAGCAAAAAAAAGATCGGGTCATTTTTCAGGGTGATGCCGACGCGGTCCTGAATTATTTGCGTCACCAAAGCTGA
- a CDS encoding NosR/NirI family protein, whose product MTSLNRLARHVQLRTIWLLLFLLAACLSSTSAHSTSRIAHFLPDIALNEIFPTATHTSEPAGSLPVAKVFKDQEQLGYVYVTTDIVNTRGYSSFPIDTLVAMSMDGSIVAAKLLEHHEPIVLIGIPESRVEAFIQGYIGQNYIKNRPKPGAPPPVDIISGATVTLMVVGDSIMRSSQLVARQEGIGQPAAPATAPVAVKRSIDTSNHTISSWDELLQSGAIQRLHVSVADINQAFIDNGRTEAAAHPQEGDPQDTFIDLYAALVSVPSIGQSLLGEADYNYLQQELKPGQQAMLVVSNGLYSFKGSGYVRGGIFDRIEIIQDLDSFHFTDLDHQRLPGVKAAGAPDFKEAALFKIPATATFDPVLPWRLQLLVQRVLSVKDKAFVTLNLNYQLPDSYLTAPPPAAAAAAPEAAEHDDLETASEPLYKQIWAGKKVQIAVLLVSLLTLGGVFFFQDTLTKHEVFYRRFRIGFLLFSLVWIGWYASAQLSVVNVLTFSHALRTDFRWEYFLMDPLVFILWIATAISLIFWNRGAFCGWLCPFGALQELANKLARFLRIPQIKVAYSAHKRLVAIKYVIFILLFGFALYDMAVAEKMAEVEPFKTAIILKFIRDWPFTIFAVLLLIASLFIERFYCRYLCALGAALAIPARLRIFDWLRRYPMCGNPCQRCATDCPVQAIEPEGPINPNECIQCLNCQMLYHHEKKCPHLIQKIAKRKRDKPAPVAVASSLQDDAAARPTVRPRSVDSTDSTPATP is encoded by the coding sequence ATGACGTCCCTCAATCGCTTGGCCCGGCATGTCCAGTTACGTACTATCTGGCTCCTGCTTTTCCTGCTGGCAGCCTGTTTAAGCAGCACTTCCGCACACTCCACGTCGCGCATTGCCCACTTCCTCCCGGACATTGCCCTCAACGAGATCTTCCCCACCGCCACCCACACCAGCGAGCCCGCAGGCTCGCTGCCTGTCGCCAAGGTATTTAAAGATCAGGAGCAGCTAGGGTATGTGTATGTGACGACCGACATCGTCAACACCCGCGGCTATTCCAGTTTCCCCATCGACACTCTGGTTGCCATGAGCATGGATGGCAGCATCGTCGCCGCCAAGCTGCTGGAACACCATGAACCCATTGTCTTGATCGGTATTCCGGAGTCGCGCGTCGAAGCCTTTATTCAAGGCTATATCGGCCAGAACTACATCAAGAACCGCCCCAAACCCGGCGCACCGCCACCCGTAGATATCATCAGCGGTGCCACCGTGACCTTGATGGTCGTGGGCGACAGCATCATGCGCTCTTCTCAGTTGGTGGCCCGGCAAGAAGGCATAGGCCAGCCTGCCGCCCCCGCCACGGCACCCGTCGCCGTCAAGCGCAGCATAGATACCAGCAACCACACCATTTCCAGCTGGGACGAACTGCTCCAAAGCGGTGCCATCCAACGCCTGCATGTCAGCGTGGCCGACATCAACCAGGCCTTTATTGATAATGGCCGTACAGAGGCCGCCGCCCATCCTCAGGAAGGCGATCCACAAGACACGTTTATCGACCTGTACGCCGCCCTGGTCAGCGTGCCCAGCATTGGACAAAGCCTGTTAGGCGAGGCCGATTACAACTACCTGCAACAAGAACTGAAACCCGGCCAGCAGGCCATGCTGGTCGTGAGCAATGGGCTGTATTCCTTCAAGGGATCGGGCTATGTGCGAGGCGGGATTTTTGACCGCATCGAAATCATCCAGGACCTGGACAGCTTTCACTTCACCGACCTGGATCACCAACGTCTGCCCGGCGTGAAAGCCGCAGGTGCTCCGGATTTCAAAGAAGCCGCCCTGTTCAAGATCCCTGCTACCGCCACCTTTGATCCTGTTTTGCCCTGGCGACTGCAACTGTTGGTACAGCGTGTGCTTAGCGTCAAAGACAAAGCCTTTGTCACGCTGAACCTGAATTACCAGCTTCCTGACTCCTATTTGACGGCGCCCCCTCCAGCAGCCGCTGCAGCAGCCCCCGAAGCCGCAGAGCACGATGACCTGGAAACCGCCAGCGAGCCTTTGTACAAGCAAATCTGGGCTGGCAAGAAGGTACAAATTGCCGTGCTGCTGGTGTCTTTGCTGACCTTGGGCGGAGTCTTCTTCTTCCAGGACACGCTGACAAAACACGAGGTGTTCTACCGACGCTTTCGTATTGGCTTTCTGCTGTTCTCCCTGGTCTGGATTGGCTGGTACGCCTCGGCCCAATTGTCCGTGGTGAATGTACTGACGTTCTCCCACGCCCTGCGCACCGATTTCCGCTGGGAATACTTCCTGATGGATCCACTGGTCTTCATTCTGTGGATTGCTACCGCCATTTCCCTGATTTTCTGGAACCGGGGCGCCTTCTGTGGCTGGCTCTGTCCTTTCGGAGCACTGCAAGAGCTGGCCAACAAGCTGGCCCGCTTCCTGCGCATTCCCCAGATCAAGGTGGCCTACAGCGCCCATAAACGGCTGGTAGCCATCAAGTACGTGATCTTCATTCTGCTGTTTGGCTTTGCCCTGTACGACATGGCCGTGGCCGAAAAGATGGCCGAAGTCGAACCCTTCAAGACCGCCATCATCCTGAAATTCATCCGCGACTGGCCCTTCACGATCTTTGCCGTACTGCTGCTGATTGCCAGCCTGTTCATCGAGCGTTTTTACTGCCGCTATCTCTGTGCCCTGGGCGCTGCCCTGGCCATCCCCGCCCGCCTGCGCATTTTTGACTGGCTGCGTCGCTACCCCATGTGTGGCAACCCCTGTCAGCGCTGTGCGACCGACTGTCCCGTACAAGCCATCGAGCCCGAAGGCCCCATCAACCCCAACGAATGTATCCAGTGTCTGAATTGCCAGATGCTGTATCACCACGAGAAAAAATGCCCGCACCTGATTCAAAAGATCGCCAAACGCAAGCGAGATAAACCGGCCCCCGTTGCCGTTGCCAGCTCGCTGCAAGACGATGCTGCCGCCCGCCCTACCGTGCGTCCGCGCAGCGTAGACAGTACCGATTCCACCCCCGCCACGCCGTGA